Proteins found in one Planctomycetes bacterium MalM25 genomic segment:
- a CDS encoding RNA polymerase sigma factor encodes MTVVSEPRKPPAADASEPARESPAELALGLPPPVDLVRLVRERQAEVWRYLRYLGADPPEADDLTQETFLALARSNFVEQSDAQTSGYLRTVARRQLLMLRRTQKRRINTVDLDAADAVWGQAFDGANPWDDHVEAARGCVEKLDGRAKRAIDLAYRDSVGREAIAEQLNMKPDGVKTLLRRTRAKLRECIEKTLARTTSDPK; translated from the coding sequence ATGACGGTTGTGAGCGAGCCGAGAAAACCACCCGCCGCCGACGCCAGCGAACCGGCTCGTGAGAGCCCGGCCGAGCTCGCCTTGGGGCTGCCGCCCCCGGTCGATCTCGTCCGATTGGTCCGCGAACGCCAGGCGGAGGTGTGGCGGTACCTGCGGTACCTGGGCGCTGATCCGCCCGAGGCGGACGACCTCACCCAAGAGACCTTCCTCGCCCTGGCGAGGTCGAACTTTGTCGAACAATCCGACGCGCAGACGTCCGGCTACCTGCGGACCGTCGCGCGGCGGCAACTGCTGATGCTGCGTCGCACGCAGAAGCGACGGATCAACACGGTCGATCTCGACGCGGCCGACGCGGTGTGGGGCCAGGCCTTCGACGGCGCCAACCCGTGGGACGACCACGTCGAGGCGGCCCGCGGCTGCGTCGAGAAGCTCGACGGCCGGGCGAAGCGGGCGATCGACCTGGCGTACCGCGACAGCGTCGGCCGCGAGGCGATCGCCGAACAACTCAACATGAAGCCCGACGGCGTGAAGACCTTGCTGCGTCGCACCCGCGCCAAACTACGCGAGTGCATCGAGAAGACGCTCGCCCGAACGACCAGCGATCCCAAATGA
- the fliA gene encoding RNA polymerase sigma factor FliA, with protein MAATTIATRVLRPQAPKDPKKEAAKAARAAEMAVIWRQYKANPDSKPLRNQLVEEYLPLVKYNGERIWSRLPDGVELDDLISAGVFGLMDAINAFDMERGVKFETYCVPRIRGAMLDELRSMDWVPRLVRSKASKLSAAVKQMETELGRSPTEIELAARMEMSVKELEKMIQEANAVGLISLNKKWYETDSYKDVREIDILEDKKSDDPTRRVQKSDLMRLVTKGLNRNERLIIILYYYEELTMKEIGATLDLSESRVSQMHSAIVSRLQGQLGRRRPEFGVA; from the coding sequence ATGGCAGCGACCACGATCGCGACACGGGTGCTACGTCCCCAGGCTCCGAAAGACCCCAAGAAAGAAGCCGCCAAGGCGGCCCGCGCCGCCGAGATGGCTGTCATCTGGCGCCAGTACAAAGCGAACCCGGATAGCAAGCCGCTCCGCAACCAGTTGGTTGAGGAGTACCTGCCGCTGGTCAAGTACAACGGCGAGCGGATCTGGAGCCGCCTCCCCGATGGCGTTGAGCTCGACGACCTGATCTCGGCCGGCGTGTTCGGCCTGATGGACGCGATCAACGCGTTCGACATGGAACGGGGCGTGAAGTTCGAGACCTACTGCGTGCCCCGAATCCGTGGCGCCATGCTCGACGAACTCCGCAGCATGGACTGGGTTCCTCGCCTCGTGCGGTCGAAGGCCTCCAAACTCTCCGCGGCCGTCAAGCAGATGGAGACCGAGCTCGGGCGCTCGCCCACCGAGATCGAGCTCGCCGCCAGGATGGAGATGAGCGTCAAAGAGCTGGAGAAGATGATCCAGGAGGCGAACGCCGTTGGCCTGATCTCGCTCAACAAGAAGTGGTACGAGACCGACAGCTACAAGGATGTCCGCGAGATCGACATCCTTGAGGACAAGAAGTCGGACGACCCGACCCGCCGCGTCCAGAAGTCGGACCTCATGCGGTTGGTCACGAAGGGCCTGAACCGGAACGAGCGCCTCATCATCATCCTCTACTACTACGAGGAACTGACGATGAAGGAGATCGGCGCCACGCTCGACCTCTCCGAGAGCCGCGTGAGCCAGATGCACTCGGCGATCGTCTCGCGTCTGCAGGGCCAACTCGGCCGCCGACGCCCCGAGTTCGGCGTTGCGTGA
- a CDS encoding Spondin_N, producing the protein MRPSLDAFDPYWMKALGMTALARTALVCCTLLGVAESLAVEATYTVRLETLWNGSTHPNNYPSSAHFSPLIGASHSTGVQFWAPGELATTGIERVAELGSTSSFRNEINAAISAGDALERIEVARNLFSGESGVSNEFTVNGDNPLVTLATMVAPSSDWFIGVHDFDLREGAGYLASHTIEFAHFYDAGTEEGSGFSLSNPPTFPNEVITLVTGNAAAAPFHGGGSASLAPIARLTFTRESLIGLPGDYNADGEVTQADYQAWREAYGAGDDSPADGNDDGQVDAADYVVWRDALAANQPLAVPEPGAVTACLLGSLLTLCKRRRAPR; encoded by the coding sequence ATGCGGCCTAGTCTGGACGCTTTCGATCCCTATTGGATGAAGGCTCTCGGCATGACCGCACTGGCCCGCACCGCGTTGGTTTGCTGCACGCTTCTCGGCGTCGCCGAGAGTCTCGCGGTGGAAGCGACCTATACGGTTCGTCTTGAGACGCTCTGGAACGGCTCGACCCACCCCAACAACTACCCCTCCTCGGCCCACTTCTCGCCGCTGATCGGCGCGTCGCACTCCACGGGGGTGCAGTTCTGGGCGCCGGGAGAGTTGGCGACCACCGGGATCGAGCGTGTCGCCGAACTCGGCTCGACGAGCTCCTTCCGCAACGAGATCAACGCGGCCATCTCGGCGGGCGACGCGCTTGAGCGGATCGAGGTCGCTCGCAATCTGTTCTCGGGCGAATCGGGTGTCAGCAACGAGTTCACCGTGAACGGGGACAACCCGCTGGTGACGCTCGCAACGATGGTGGCGCCGAGCAGCGACTGGTTCATCGGCGTCCACGACTTCGACTTGCGCGAGGGCGCCGGTTACTTGGCGAGCCACACGATCGAGTTCGCCCATTTCTACGACGCGGGCACCGAGGAGGGATCCGGGTTCAGCCTGAGCAACCCGCCCACCTTCCCGAATGAGGTGATCACCCTTGTGACCGGGAACGCCGCCGCCGCGCCGTTCCATGGGGGTGGTTCTGCGAGTCTTGCTCCGATCGCACGCCTGACGTTTACGCGTGAGAGCCTCATTGGCCTGCCCGGAGATTACAACGCGGACGGTGAGGTCACCCAGGCTGATTACCAGGCGTGGCGGGAGGCGTACGGGGCGGGAGACGACAGCCCCGCCGACGGCAACGACGACGGACAAGTCGACGCCGCCGACTACGTCGTGTGGCGTGACGCGCTCGCCGCCAACCAACCCTTGGCGGTCCCTGAGCCGGGAGCGGTGACGGCGTGCTTGCTCGGCTCATTGCTCACGCTGTGCAAAAGGCGGCGGGCCCCCCGCTGA
- the betC_12 gene encoding Choline-sulfatase, with the protein MNLLDQLVMAPRLALALTLWTPLACGGLSSIAHGADRPNVILCMADDLGWGDTGYNGHPVLRTPHLDRMAEEGIRFDRFYAGAPVCSPTRGSCLTGRHPSRYGIPSANSGRLKSEEVTLAEVMKQHGYATGHFGKWHLGTLTAEIKESNRARPGNAKDYAPPWDHGFDVCFSTEAKTPTYWRAGSYEDYGTHYWTGPGEMVPADAIQGDDSKLIMDRAVTFLRDVASRDEPFFLVIWFHAPHLPVVSAPPYTDGYTDHQDYYGCITALDEQMGRLRGELKKLGVAEHTMLAFTSDNGPEGKPSAPGRTAGLRGRKRSLYEGGVRVPGLFVWPEMAPGPQTLETPCSTSDYFPTVLDAIGYQLPEAQARPYDGVSLLPLLRGETETRPRPIGFAHKQQVALIDNRYKLYRGTPASAYQLFDLTEDPSEANDLSTEHPEVIKSMGTTLEAWRASCKRSNRGEDY; encoded by the coding sequence ATGAACTTGCTCGATCAACTCGTGATGGCGCCCCGCCTCGCCTTGGCGCTCACGCTTTGGACGCCCCTGGCCTGCGGGGGGCTCTCTTCTATCGCCCACGGAGCGGACCGGCCCAACGTCATCCTCTGCATGGCGGACGACCTCGGTTGGGGCGACACGGGCTACAACGGCCACCCCGTTCTGAGGACCCCCCACCTGGACCGAATGGCGGAGGAAGGGATCCGCTTCGATCGGTTCTACGCGGGCGCTCCGGTCTGCTCTCCGACGCGGGGGAGTTGCCTGACCGGCAGGCACCCATCGCGTTACGGCATCCCGTCCGCCAACTCGGGTCGTTTGAAATCCGAAGAGGTGACGCTCGCCGAGGTGATGAAGCAGCATGGCTACGCGACGGGGCACTTCGGCAAGTGGCACCTCGGGACGCTGACGGCCGAAATCAAGGAATCGAACCGCGCACGGCCCGGGAACGCGAAGGACTACGCCCCGCCCTGGGATCACGGCTTCGACGTCTGTTTCTCCACCGAAGCGAAGACCCCTACCTACTGGCGCGCAGGCTCCTATGAGGATTACGGCACGCACTACTGGACGGGCCCCGGCGAGATGGTTCCCGCCGACGCGATCCAAGGCGATGACTCGAAGCTCATCATGGACCGGGCGGTCACCTTCCTGCGCGACGTGGCTTCGCGTGACGAGCCGTTCTTTCTCGTGATCTGGTTCCACGCGCCGCACCTGCCGGTGGTATCCGCCCCACCGTACACCGACGGTTACACCGACCACCAAGATTACTACGGGTGCATCACGGCGCTCGATGAGCAGATGGGAAGACTGCGCGGCGAGTTGAAGAAGCTCGGTGTCGCCGAGCACACGATGCTCGCTTTCACTTCCGACAACGGCCCCGAGGGCAAACCGTCCGCGCCGGGCCGGACCGCCGGTTTGCGTGGCAGGAAGCGGAGCCTCTACGAAGGGGGCGTGCGTGTTCCGGGGCTGTTCGTATGGCCCGAGATGGCGCCCGGGCCCCAGACTCTCGAGACGCCGTGCAGCACGAGCGATTACTTCCCGACCGTGCTCGACGCGATCGGGTACCAACTCCCCGAGGCGCAAGCCCGACCCTACGACGGCGTCAGCCTGCTGCCGCTGCTCCGTGGTGAAACGGAGACACGGCCTCGGCCGATCGGCTTCGCACACAAGCAACAAGTCGCCCTGATCGATAACCGCTACAAGCTGTACCGAGGAACTCCCGCTTCGGCGTATCAACTCTTCGATCTGACCGAAGACCCTTCCGAAGCCAACGATCTATCGACCGAGCACCCCGAGGTCATCAAGAGTATGGGAACCACGTTGGAAGCGTGGCGTGCTTCCTGCAAGCGGAGCAACCGGGGAGAGGATTACTGA
- a CDS encoding peroxidase, with translation MQRRAEGARPPRGRNEKLEDRQLLAADLGAELESLDPLLESSVLEVASIDGSNNNLDNPDWGAAGTALQRLTTVEYADSLSDPAGDDLPSAREVSNAVADQDSLVDNDRYLTDFVWLWGQFIDHDLDLSVHADPAEAFDIEVPLGDAEFDPFATGEVTIGLERSDYVVDDEGVRQQVNSITAYLDGSVVYGPDEETAASLRCFEGGRMLTSEGDLLPIGEDGFFLAGDVRANENVALTSMHTLWVREHNRLADEIASVDPSLSDEEIYQQARALVTAQIQAITYNQWLPALLGVDAIDSYSGYDPDVNAGIANVFSTAAYRFGHSMLSTELLRLNADGTVADEGNLSLSDAFFSPGEVLDHGIESLLLGASEQVAQEIDTMIVDDVRNFLFGPPGAGGLDLASLNIQRGRDHGLADYNQVREDYGLLRVQSFSEITSDEELAAKLEALYGSVDDIDLWVGVLAEDHVAGASLGELGRTILVDQFTRLRDGDRYWYENRYEGETLSALRSTTLADVIERNTDIEGLRDNVFLDDSVLYYAADPDAPRMDVMLHVQQGELRLIDNGSGKMLAAVPADEATGVSLVGTAGDDRVLIHPSAMRLGLAAGVVVDGQTGRHDTVVLRGDPRIDTASIDGAFAQLGETAVQVEGVDRLVIDASLGPDQIEVIEEGEYDLVVDNDQGQRQRERRDRLDRGPQAPLAPRPLTDMQAEVRLDRDRPRGSRR, from the coding sequence ATGCAACGCCGCGCTGAAGGTGCGCGCCCACCACGAGGGCGCAACGAGAAACTCGAGGACCGCCAGCTGCTCGCCGCCGACTTGGGCGCCGAGCTGGAGTCGCTCGATCCCTTGCTCGAATCGAGCGTGCTCGAAGTCGCTTCGATCGACGGATCGAACAACAACCTCGACAACCCGGACTGGGGCGCCGCCGGCACGGCACTGCAGCGCCTTACGACCGTGGAATATGCAGACAGTCTGTCCGACCCAGCGGGCGACGATCTTCCTAGCGCCCGCGAAGTATCGAACGCCGTTGCGGACCAAGATTCGCTGGTCGACAACGACCGTTACCTGACCGACTTTGTCTGGTTGTGGGGGCAGTTTATCGACCACGACCTCGACCTCTCGGTCCACGCCGACCCGGCCGAGGCGTTCGACATCGAGGTTCCGCTCGGCGACGCCGAGTTCGATCCCTTCGCGACGGGCGAGGTGACGATCGGTCTCGAACGCTCCGACTACGTAGTCGATGACGAGGGCGTCCGACAGCAAGTGAACAGCATCACCGCCTACCTCGACGGGTCGGTCGTCTACGGGCCAGACGAAGAGACGGCCGCCTCGCTGCGGTGCTTCGAGGGGGGCCGCATGCTGACCAGCGAAGGCGACCTGCTGCCGATCGGCGAGGACGGCTTCTTCCTCGCCGGCGACGTCCGGGCAAACGAGAACGTCGCCCTCACGTCGATGCACACGCTCTGGGTGCGCGAACACAATCGCCTGGCGGACGAGATCGCTTCGGTTGATCCTTCACTCTCTGACGAGGAGATCTACCAGCAGGCCCGTGCGCTGGTGACCGCCCAGATCCAGGCGATCACCTACAACCAGTGGCTGCCCGCGCTGTTGGGCGTCGATGCGATCGACAGCTACTCGGGCTACGACCCGGACGTGAACGCCGGGATCGCGAACGTCTTCTCTACCGCCGCTTACCGCTTCGGGCACAGCATGCTCTCGACCGAGCTGCTGCGTCTCAACGCCGACGGCACGGTCGCCGACGAGGGGAACCTGTCGCTCTCGGACGCCTTCTTCTCGCCGGGCGAAGTGCTCGATCATGGCATCGAGTCGCTGCTGCTCGGCGCCTCCGAGCAGGTAGCGCAAGAGATCGACACGATGATCGTCGACGACGTGCGAAACTTCCTGTTCGGCCCCCCCGGCGCCGGCGGGCTCGATCTGGCTTCCCTGAATATCCAGCGCGGCCGCGACCACGGCCTCGCCGACTACAACCAGGTGCGTGAAGACTACGGCTTGCTGCGTGTCCAAAGCTTCTCTGAGATCACCTCCGACGAGGAGCTCGCCGCGAAGCTCGAAGCGCTCTACGGATCGGTCGACGACATCGACCTGTGGGTTGGTGTCTTGGCAGAAGACCACGTCGCCGGCGCCAGTCTCGGCGAGCTGGGACGGACGATCCTAGTCGATCAGTTCACGCGTCTCCGCGACGGCGACCGCTACTGGTACGAGAATCGCTACGAGGGCGAGACCCTCAGCGCGCTGCGGTCAACGACTCTCGCCGACGTTATCGAGCGGAACACCGATATCGAAGGCCTCCGCGACAACGTCTTCCTCGACGATTCGGTCCTCTACTACGCCGCCGATCCCGACGCGCCCCGGATGGACGTGATGCTGCACGTGCAGCAAGGCGAGCTGAGGCTCATCGACAACGGCTCTGGCAAGATGCTCGCCGCGGTGCCGGCCGATGAGGCAACGGGCGTGTCCCTCGTCGGCACGGCCGGCGACGATCGGGTGCTTATCCATCCGAGCGCGATGCGACTCGGCCTGGCGGCCGGCGTCGTGGTCGATGGTCAAACGGGACGCCATGACACGGTCGTCCTGAGGGGCGACCCACGAATCGACACGGCCTCAATCGACGGCGCCTTCGCTCAGCTTGGCGAGACGGCGGTGCAGGTCGAAGGGGTCGATCGATTGGTCATTGACGCGAGCCTTGGACCCGATCAGATCGAGGTTATTGAGGAGGGCGAGTACGACCTCGTGGTGGACAACGACCAAGGCCAGCGACAACGCGAACGTCGGGATCGCCTCGATCGCGGGCCACAGGCTCCTCTCGCGCCCCGTCCCCTTACCGACATGCAGGCGGAGGTGCGGCTCGATCGTGACCGCCCACGGGGAAGCCGGCGTTGA
- the flhF gene encoding Flagellar biosynthesis protein FlhF, which yields MHIKTFRARTLREALAKVRAEFGDGAAVLHTREVNAGPIARVLRGRGVEVAATPDRAPLAEQAAGSGAVMTSASPTSPPPAPPTRVNRIAERLDELDELLEGFPHRSAEVEPKRSGVDPLVAAYGRLIEADLSPALARELIRAAEDSLPTEDIALPGRIDQAVVAQFQARLSVTGPIRTDRAGCHVVALVGPTGVGKTTTLAKLAANARLHDGARVGLVTVDTYRVAAVDQLKTYAEIIDLPMKVVANPTEMREAIAALSDLDLVLIDTAGRSPRDSQKIDELRSLLEAAAPSETHLVLSVTATASSLADTVERFDTVSPSALLLTKLDESPTLGHVAETIASTRLPVSCLTDGQNVPEDIRVASVESLAKHLLGRASR from the coding sequence ATGCACATCAAGACGTTCCGAGCCCGAACCCTGCGTGAAGCGCTGGCGAAGGTGCGCGCCGAGTTCGGCGACGGGGCGGCCGTGCTGCACACCCGCGAGGTGAACGCCGGGCCGATCGCCCGCGTGCTGCGGGGCAGGGGGGTCGAAGTCGCCGCCACGCCCGACCGCGCCCCGCTCGCCGAGCAAGCGGCCGGCAGCGGCGCTGTGATGACTTCTGCGTCGCCTACCTCGCCCCCGCCCGCCCCACCCACACGGGTCAACCGTATCGCTGAGCGGCTCGATGAGCTTGACGAGCTGCTGGAAGGTTTTCCACACCGATCCGCTGAGGTGGAGCCAAAGCGGTCGGGTGTCGATCCCTTGGTCGCCGCCTACGGACGCTTGATCGAGGCTGACCTCTCACCCGCCTTGGCGCGGGAGCTCATCCGGGCGGCAGAAGATTCTCTCCCCACCGAGGACATCGCCCTGCCGGGGCGGATCGATCAAGCGGTTGTCGCTCAGTTCCAAGCGAGGCTCTCGGTCACGGGGCCGATCCGCACCGATCGGGCCGGCTGCCATGTGGTGGCGCTCGTCGGGCCGACCGGCGTCGGCAAGACGACCACGCTGGCAAAGCTCGCCGCTAACGCCAGGCTGCACGACGGCGCCCGCGTCGGCTTGGTGACGGTCGATACCTACCGCGTGGCGGCGGTCGATCAGCTCAAGACCTACGCCGAGATCATCGATCTGCCGATGAAGGTTGTCGCGAACCCGACCGAGATGCGCGAGGCGATCGCCGCGTTGTCCGACCTCGACCTCGTGCTGATCGACACCGCGGGGCGGAGTCCGCGCGACTCTCAGAAGATCGACGAGCTGCGATCGTTGCTCGAGGCGGCCGCACCGAGCGAGACGCATTTGGTCCTCAGCGTGACGGCGACCGCCTCGTCGTTAGCGGATACGGTCGAGCGCTTTGACACCGTGTCGCCCAGTGCCCTGTTGCTCACAAAGCTCGACGAGTCCCCGACCCTCGGGCACGTGGCGGAGACGATCGCCTCGACGCGGCTGCCCGTCAGCTGCCTGACCGACGGCCAGAATGTGCCCGAAGACATCCGTGTTGCGAGCGTTGAATCGCTCGCCAAGCATCTCCTCGGGAGGGCCTCCCGATGA
- a CDS encoding Arylsulfatase — protein MRFIRLIFLSLFLTNLHLNSAALAEKPNLLFLFADDMCYEALGAVGGEVETPHLDRLVERGVTFSNAYNQGAWNGAVCMASRAMFATGQFLWRTHRLDETMDQEAAAGRLWSQRLAAAGYDTYMAGKWHIHTDPAGVFHTVGTIRAGMPEDVKAGYNRPKSPEDYATGWKPWDRAHGGYWEGGKHWSEVLGDEGTGFLQQAAESDAPFFMYLAFNAPHDPRQSPKEYVDKYPLDRIRVPENFLPEYPYKDEIGCSARLRDARLAPFPRTEYSVKVNRQEYYALITHMDDQIGRLLAALEATGKADSTYILFTADHGLAVGHHGLIGKQNMYEHSVRAPLILTGPGIPAGEKRDAPVYIQDLVPTTLDLAGAETPASMQFKSLLPLIRNEVTQTHEAIYGGYLKLQRMVRKGDYKAIHYPTIAKTRLYNLNEDPQEMHDLAEDPANKPILSELAEAFRDLQEQTGDSLEVQF, from the coding sequence ATGCGTTTCATCCGCTTGATCTTTCTCAGTCTTTTTCTGACGAACCTGCATTTAAACAGCGCGGCTCTCGCCGAGAAGCCGAATCTGCTATTCTTGTTCGCCGACGACATGTGCTACGAGGCGCTCGGCGCCGTTGGCGGCGAGGTGGAGACGCCCCATCTCGACCGGCTGGTCGAGCGGGGCGTGACGTTCTCCAACGCGTACAACCAGGGCGCTTGGAACGGCGCCGTCTGCATGGCGAGCCGGGCGATGTTCGCCACTGGGCAGTTCCTCTGGCGGACCCATCGGCTCGACGAGACGATGGACCAAGAGGCGGCCGCGGGGCGGCTCTGGTCGCAACGCCTCGCCGCCGCCGGCTACGACACCTACATGGCTGGCAAGTGGCACATCCACACCGACCCCGCCGGCGTGTTCCACACCGTCGGCACGATCCGCGCCGGCATGCCCGAGGACGTGAAGGCCGGCTACAACCGCCCCAAGAGCCCCGAGGACTATGCCACGGGTTGGAAGCCTTGGGACCGCGCCCACGGCGGCTACTGGGAGGGGGGGAAACACTGGAGCGAAGTGCTCGGCGACGAGGGGACCGGGTTCCTCCAGCAGGCGGCTGAGAGCGACGCGCCGTTCTTCATGTACCTCGCCTTCAACGCGCCGCACGACCCGCGGCAATCGCCGAAGGAGTACGTCGACAAGTACCCGCTGGACCGAATCCGCGTTCCCGAGAACTTCCTGCCGGAGTACCCCTACAAGGATGAAATCGGCTGCTCGGCCAGGCTGCGCGACGCGCGACTTGCGCCGTTCCCACGCACCGAGTACTCGGTCAAGGTGAACCGCCAGGAGTACTACGCCCTCATCACGCACATGGACGACCAGATCGGTCGTCTGCTCGCTGCGTTGGAGGCGACCGGCAAGGCGGACAGCACGTACATCCTGTTCACCGCCGACCACGGGCTCGCCGTCGGCCACCACGGGCTGATCGGGAAGCAGAACATGTACGAGCACAGCGTGCGGGCGCCGCTGATCCTCACCGGACCGGGCATCCCGGCGGGCGAGAAGCGGGACGCGCCGGTCTACATCCAGGACCTCGTGCCGACCACCCTCGACCTGGCCGGCGCCGAGACGCCCGCGTCGATGCAGTTCAAGAGCCTCCTCCCGCTCATCCGCAACGAGGTGACACAGACCCACGAAGCGATCTACGGCGGCTATCTCAAACTACAACGCATGGTCCGCAAGGGAGACTACAAGGCGATCCACTACCCGACCATCGCCAAGACGCGGCTCTACAACCTGAACGAAGACCCGCAGGAGATGCACGACCTCGCCGAGGACCCCGCCAACAAGCCGATCCTCAGCGAGCTGGCCGAAGCCTTTCGCGACCTGCAAGAACAGACGGGCGACTCGCTCGAGGTTCAGTTCTGA
- a CDS encoding von Willebrand factor codes for MSEPIEQPGPHAEARDRLTDRVLAEALGAESPPDLSEAIASRHADFQSVPQAAEEKMRQSRRAWMVLLTTAASLMLAAFLIRGEVLTVEEGRVAMEAPETAAPEMAAGRAGQSPPDQGRGGQLGDEFARVAEEAPKTPVAEGLVVTSEPPVDDLAAITSDLEVDFSQSDSQNSQSGLGRQAGRGLSKGSSPLSVAGGGRGGEVEGTKRKWLMEAEDGRVPEAARDRYGVDAGGGGRPAMLGKLPGIKRYRAGAEMQLRRGGQQRSEQPQRQFFGFYSQDGRRWPEPASGDRYAPIHENDFITPRGEDALSTFSIDVDTASYSNVRRFLMESRRLPDPNAVRIEELVNYFEYDYQAPDTESEDPFAASMEVGYCPWKPEHRLVRIGLQGREIDADKRPLSNLVFLVDVSGSMQDANKLPLVIEGLKALTDKLGENDRVAIVVYAGSQGLVLPSTSGVKKDEIRSALGRLTAGGSTAGGAGLKLAYEIAERNQIAGGVNRVVLCTDGDFNVGLTGTEELATLVETRAKETGVFLTVLGFGSGNLNDAMLEEISGRGDGHYAYIDSESEARRVLSRDLAGTLVTIAKDVKIQVEFNPAKVASYRLIGYENRVMAAKDFNDDTKDAGEIGAGHTVTALYEVVPVGVETPAPPVDGLKYQSTEEGEPEASAPGAIDAPTEFSGEMLTLKVRYKQPEGGASKKLEFTLKDPGADARLQESIDFRWAASVAEFGMLLRNSRHRGEATYEHVLESARSAIGEDPHGYRTQMIDLVRRAQELSGGGQN; via the coding sequence ATGAGCGAACCCATCGAACAACCCGGCCCGCACGCCGAAGCCCGCGATCGGCTCACCGACCGCGTGCTCGCCGAGGCGCTCGGCGCCGAGAGCCCGCCCGACCTGTCGGAGGCGATCGCGTCGCGGCACGCCGACTTTCAGTCCGTTCCCCAAGCTGCGGAGGAGAAGATGAGGCAATCTCGACGTGCGTGGATGGTCCTGCTGACGACCGCCGCCTCGCTGATGCTGGCGGCGTTCCTGATACGTGGTGAAGTGCTGACCGTCGAGGAAGGTCGGGTAGCGATGGAGGCCCCGGAGACGGCGGCCCCAGAGATGGCGGCGGGCCGTGCCGGGCAATCCCCCCCTGACCAAGGCCGCGGCGGGCAGCTTGGCGACGAGTTCGCCAGGGTTGCTGAGGAGGCGCCCAAAACCCCGGTGGCTGAAGGTTTGGTTGTGACGTCGGAACCCCCTGTCGACGACTTGGCTGCGATCACTTCCGACCTGGAGGTCGATTTCAGCCAGAGCGATTCGCAGAACAGCCAGTCGGGTCTCGGAAGGCAGGCGGGACGCGGCCTCAGCAAAGGTTCTTCGCCACTCAGTGTTGCTGGCGGGGGCCGCGGTGGTGAAGTGGAGGGAACGAAGAGGAAATGGCTCATGGAGGCCGAGGACGGACGCGTGCCGGAGGCCGCTAGAGATCGCTACGGCGTCGATGCAGGGGGCGGGGGGAGGCCGGCCATGCTAGGCAAGCTGCCCGGGATTAAACGCTATCGAGCAGGCGCTGAGATGCAGTTGAGGCGAGGAGGCCAGCAGCGAAGCGAGCAACCACAGAGGCAGTTCTTTGGTTTCTACAGCCAGGATGGTAGACGCTGGCCCGAGCCCGCCTCCGGAGATCGCTACGCCCCCATCCACGAGAACGACTTCATCACGCCCCGTGGCGAGGACGCGCTGAGCACGTTCAGCATCGACGTTGATACGGCGAGCTACTCCAACGTGCGGCGGTTCTTGATGGAGAGCCGGCGGCTGCCCGATCCGAACGCGGTGCGGATCGAGGAGTTGGTCAACTACTTCGAGTATGACTACCAAGCGCCCGACACGGAGAGCGAAGACCCGTTCGCCGCGTCGATGGAGGTCGGTTACTGCCCTTGGAAGCCGGAGCACCGGCTGGTGCGGATCGGCCTGCAGGGCCGCGAGATCGACGCCGACAAGCGGCCGCTGTCGAATCTGGTCTTCCTGGTCGATGTTTCGGGCTCGATGCAGGACGCGAACAAGCTGCCGCTGGTGATCGAGGGCCTCAAGGCGCTCACCGACAAGCTCGGCGAGAACGACCGCGTGGCGATCGTCGTCTACGCCGGCAGCCAGGGGCTCGTACTGCCCAGCACGTCGGGCGTGAAGAAGGACGAGATCCGCTCGGCGCTCGGCAGGCTGACCGCGGGCGGCTCGACCGCCGGCGGGGCGGGGCTGAAGCTCGCCTACGAGATCGCCGAACGGAACCAGATCGCCGGCGGGGTGAACCGTGTCGTGCTGTGCACGGACGGCGACTTCAACGTCGGTCTCACCGGGACCGAGGAGTTAGCCACCTTGGTCGAGACCCGCGCGAAGGAGACGGGCGTCTTCCTCACGGTGCTCGGCTTCGGCAGCGGCAACCTGAACGACGCGATGCTCGAAGAGATCTCCGGCCGCGGCGACGGCCACTACGCCTACATCGACTCCGAAAGCGAGGCCCGTCGCGTCCTGTCACGCGACCTCGCCGGCACGCTGGTGACGATCGCGAAGGACGTAAAGATCCAGGTCGAGTTCAACCCGGCGAAGGTCGCCAGCTACCGGCTGATCGGCTACGAGAACCGCGTGATGGCCGCCAAGGATTTTAATGACGACACGAAGGACGCCGGTGAGATCGGCGCCGGGCACACGGTGACCGCGCTGTACGAGGTGGTCCCCGTCGGCGTCGAGACGCCGGCGCCCCCCGTCGATGGCCTCAAATACCAATCAACTGAAGAAGGCGAGCCGGAAGCGTCAGCGCCCGGAGCGATCGACGCACCGACCGAGTTCAGCGGTGAGATGCTCACCCTGAAGGTCCGCTACAAGCAGCCCGAAGGGGGCGCGAGCAAGAAGCTCGAGTTCACGCTGAAAGACCCGGGCGCCGACGCCCGCCTGCAAGAGTCGATCGACTTCCGCTGGGCCGCCTCGGTCGCCGAGTTCGGCATGCTGCTGCGGAACTCACGCCACCGGGGCGAGGCGACCTACGAGCACGTGCTCGAGTCGGCCCGCTCCGCGATCGGCGAAGACCCGCACGGTTACCGCACCCAGATGATCGATCTGGTGCGACGGGCGCAGGAGCTCTCGGGCGGCGGTCAGAACTGA